Proteins encoded together in one Deltaproteobacteria bacterium window:
- a CDS encoding response regulator → MARVLIIESDAAVATSLTQLLEAKGVQTKVTADGGEGVSLARSFKPDAIVLCVELSRVSGYSICNKLKKDPELGRIPLLLTSSQATVETFEQHKKLKTRAEAYLKKPYSNEEITNVLASYMRFNATEIHEVDVSLEELSVDIDDSADDAEIEIETEIPDGPTHASAPPPPAPPAQRASTSSASISAAASTSNDNVTLSGLAASSGNTGSFRARGSSSAVNNEAIEALRNENKQLRLKVQKMEETIEQKELEFNDRLLQESSRGREGIEAKKKLASIEREINKYKEQVEASQSQLDEAQRSLEDMKQACASAENEKEVLADKIGQLVDKVKSLAAEREELQQEIEKLNEARSHAEQEGENEAKLREKTRKAIDIAMQLLDEASQIN, encoded by the coding sequence ATGGCTCGCGTCCTAATAATCGAAAGCGATGCCGCTGTAGCTACTTCTTTGACGCAGCTGCTAGAGGCAAAGGGTGTTCAGACCAAAGTAACCGCAGATGGCGGCGAAGGTGTTAGTCTCGCTCGTTCATTTAAACCTGATGCTATAGTACTATGTGTCGAGTTAAGTCGGGTTAGCGGCTATTCTATTTGCAACAAACTTAAAAAAGATCCTGAACTTGGAAGAATTCCGCTATTGCTAACTTCGAGTCAAGCGACTGTTGAGACATTTGAGCAACATAAAAAGCTAAAAACTCGAGCCGAGGCATACCTTAAAAAACCATATAGCAACGAAGAAATTACTAATGTTTTAGCATCTTATATGCGATTTAATGCTACAGAAATCCACGAAGTTGATGTTTCTCTTGAAGAGCTTTCCGTTGATATTGACGATAGTGCTGATGATGCTGAAATCGAAATTGAGACAGAAATTCCAGATGGACCTACCCATGCATCGGCACCACCACCGCCAGCTCCGCCAGCTCAGAGAGCATCGACGTCAAGTGCGTCTATTTCTGCAGCAGCATCAACTTCGAATGATAACGTAACTTTAAGTGGTTTGGCGGCCAGTTCAGGCAATACCGGCTCATTTAGAGCTCGCGGTTCATCATCAGCAGTGAACAATGAGGCTATCGAAGCACTGCGCAACGAAAATAAGCAGTTACGCCTTAAAGTGCAAAAAATGGAAGAAACAATCGAGCAAAAAGAACTTGAGTTTAATGATCGACTTTTACAAGAAAGTTCTCGTGGTCGCGAAGGTATAGAAGCTAAAAAGAAACTTGCTAGTATTGAGCGTGAAATTAATAAATATAAAGAACAGGTTGAAGCATCGCAAAGTCAACTTGATGAGGCTCAACGAAGTCTTGAAGATATGAAACAAGCATGCGCTTCTGCAGAGAATGAAAAGGAAGTACTTGCGGATAAAATTGGGCAATTAGTTGATAAAGTAAAATCACTTGCTGCCGAGAGAGAAGAACTACAACAAGAAATTGAAAAATTGAACGAAGCTCGCAGTCACGCCGAGCAAGAGGGTGAAAACGAGGCGAAGTTACGTGAAAAAACGCGAAAAGCGATCGATATTGCGATGCAATTACTTGATGAAGCCTCGCAAATAAATTAG